The DNA segment TCATctataaaaaaaagtgtttttaaatTTCCAGATATCAGATTTTTTATCTTCACAAGCCTTATGTCTGGCTTGTGGAGATTTAAGAGATTAAGTCTTAAGAGGCCCAtgcacggcaggactgcacggcactAATTGGTTGACACTCGGTGTTTCTGGCCGGCAATACCGAGTGTGAatcaatcagtgaggcccattcacggcaggactgccgtgcagtcctgccatGAATGGGCCTCTTTGGGATCATGTAACTAGCTTAACTATAGTTGTTTAAATAAAGCTTTTATTTACAAACACAACTTACATTTAACTTCCACTTCCATAATTGGAATATCCATTGAGCAATCGGAATCATCCAAGTCAGAGTACATCATATCTGCGAACTCTCCACGACTCTCGTCTTCAACGACTTGATCTGCCAATTCGTCCGTCAAGTCGTCAACTAAATGATCAATCCTATTATACTTCTCCTCATTCTTTTTTACCTTCGCGAATAAAATTTTACACTCAATCGAAGATATTTTGCCATATTTCTCGATTATCAGGGTTTTAAAGTCAACATAACTTGATATACTGTCTTTGTTATCGTCAACAAAATTGCTGATGTCGTCAAATATTATAGACAACGGATCCAAGTCTGAATATACCTCTGGAATACGTAACACCTCATGACCTGCACTCTCGATGATCGTATTAACTTTATACTGTATCTGGTGATCTTTATGAGACGAAATCAGTTTATACAAATGTGGTTTGAACATAGTATTAGAAAAAGGTATATTTCGCTCATTCAGCCAAGCCTCCATTACTGATCTGTTAGAATTTGATGTTATCACATAATCttcaagtatattattatagactgTATTGTTTATCACTACGACGGAATTTGGAGGTAGATTAGGCACAACATGAGTAAGCAACCacctataataagtattattgaaTGCCTTTCTTGTTGTTTCCTGAAACAAGATTTGGGAATTTGGAATGTAACCTTCAGTTGATATAGCATGTCCAAGGAAAATTTTTTGTGATGACACTTTAGTTTTCTGTGATCCACTGTCATCAGAATTAGTGTTTAATGGTACATAACCAATTGCTGATACTCCTACATACACGATAGATCTTCCTTCTGAACGACATTGATCGATAgctttacaaaattttatcctCGGCAATACAAACTTTGACTTTTCTATTAAtacattaagatttttatttattcggaGCTTCGTAAAGCCCAAATCTTTTAAAGTGCGTTTAAGAGTTTTGATAGTTCCTGGGAACAAATTGTcttcttttaactttttatacagCTGCTTAACTGTAGGTACCACGCGTTCTGTTGTATAAAAGTGATCAAAAATGCAATTTCTGACATTTGCTTTAAGGGTGTTGGTTATATTGTAACGTTTTGCAGTTGTTTTGATTTCCAGGCCTTTGTCTTCTATTATGTCTGGATTATTAaattcgtaaataactttggaTAAAGTTTTTTTGGGTACACCGGTGGCAATGGCTGTACGTTCCATAATATCTTCAGGACAATGTTTTAACTCTTTTTCTGCCAATTTGGTCATGAAAAGATTTACATTATATACTACTTTTTTTGCCTGGCTGTTTAGGATAACAGTATCTTTATTTGACATGATTATGATACAAATTGAGATACTTATCCTAAAGTTGACTTGGATTAGTGACTTCAAATTATGTCCTCTATCACCTAGGGctctgaaaaaataattaaaatattaggtaCTCTTACTTATCCCCACCACGAATTACAGcggaaaattattaataaatttagtagTATTTAATAGTAGGTACTAAATCAAGTTGAACCAACCacactaaataatattaaatattatttacactaaTCATACTCATTAATTAATCATTTTAGCAAATTTTGCTAAAAtgattaggtacctacttattgatttaaataagtTGTAAAATTCATAACTTACAATAGCAGGTACATACAAAATATCTGTAATTTGTATTAGCCACACAACctagtttaaattattttaagttaaacaattataattaaataattttaaatccaTTTTAAATCGAGAATTCTAGGAAAATATTGggaaaaccatagacttaatattatataggtactgtCGGGGAAAACAAAAAACggaagtttttaaaattattttgcttcTTTGACAATGACAACTGATTAGTGACACTGACAACTGACCTTTTTTCTGTTAGGCTGGCTATATAATATTGGCAGTGTCGAAAAAAAGCGGGAAACAAAATACGGTACTCGCAGAAAAAATAcgaaagtctagtaaaagtcaAAAGGAGTCGTCAGTGAAGtcaatgtgcgcttttataattccggaCGTCATGTTGTCGTGGAGTCGTGGAcgcctactttcacagtaaaacgATGGGTACCTACATTAAAATATGCCGTTTTGATTTCACGCGCCGCCGCGGACATTTTGTGCGGTTCACAaaagtgtagacgtcgtgatattgtcctctaacgtgcacgtttaacagttatcgtcgacggaaaagcgtattcataatattataatatttacatacactttacttccctatgttatcgttttaccgcggacgtccacgatattaccgccaacgatatcaaaatactattaCCACCACGTccgaaattataaaagcgcacaatgaGTTCATCAACGATGAAGTaaagagaataataataatataataatatcactaCGTACGTTTTACTTATGAACTTTCGACCGCGGTTACTTTGATCtggttatttttatttctgcattaattattttttatcgataataatatattctttattaattattttttaatcgatatttaaaataaataaataaataataattgtaaagcgcttccttcaagccccataagagcaccggtgatcacGACAACCCGCAATCGAAGTATTaaggagtgagcccattgagacgAGCCGTGCCGGGGATCAGCGTGCTCatctcatcgcaaaaatccacgtccatacaatttgtatggaagcggatgcgcgtatcgcacactgtgtcggggcgcagcggatttccgtcaatgcgacaaggcccggcaaggcccgacaaacccgctCCGCCCCagcaacagtgtgaccacacttcacatagatttccactttctggtagatttgaggtcaaatgaatgacgatttgtagtccaaaattttttgtaaattttaatagaagatcgatattatataacaagtaatataaaactagaAACCATAATGATATCGACACTGAATACCCGGACACTTAGAACTAACGAAAGTCTACATGAGATCATTGTAGCCCTAGAAAATATCAATTGGAACATTATTGGGCTCAGTGAAGTCAGAAGACAGGGTGAAAAGATCGAAGAACACAAAGATTTCATCTTCTATTACAAAGGCGAAACTCCGGGTC comes from the Aricia agestis chromosome 6, ilAriAges1.1, whole genome shotgun sequence genome and includes:
- the LOC121727922 gene encoding uncharacterized protein LOC121727922 isoform X2; the protein is MSNKDTVILNSQAKKVVYNVNLFMTKLAEKELKHCPEDIMERTAIATGVPKKTLSKVIYEFNNPDIIEDKGLEIKTTAKRYNITNTLKANVRNCIFDHFYTTERVVPTVKQLYKKLKEDNLFPGTIKTLKRTLKDLGFTKLRINKNLNVLIEKSKFVLPRIKFCKAIDQCRSEGRSIVYVGVSAIGYVPLNTNSDDSGSQKTKVSSQKIFLGHAISTEGYIPNSQILFQETTRKAFNNTYYRWLLTHVVPNLPPNSVVVINNTVYNNILEDYVITSNSNRSVMEAWLNERNIPFSNTMFKPHLYKLISSHKDHQIQYKVNTIIESAGHEVLRIPEVYSDLDPLSIIFDDISNFVDDNKDSISSYVDFKTLIIEKYGKISSIECKILFAKVKKNEEKYNRIDHLVDDLTDELADQVVEDESRGEFADMMYSDLDDSDCSMDIPIMEVEVKYEALEQEKSDIVVKEEVVEIKYEPDDPLKMS
- the LOC121727922 gene encoding uncharacterized protein LOC121727922 isoform X1 — translated: MYLLLALGDRGHNLKSLIQVNFRISISICIIIMSNKDTVILNSQAKKVVYNVNLFMTKLAEKELKHCPEDIMERTAIATGVPKKTLSKVIYEFNNPDIIEDKGLEIKTTAKRYNITNTLKANVRNCIFDHFYTTERVVPTVKQLYKKLKEDNLFPGTIKTLKRTLKDLGFTKLRINKNLNVLIEKSKFVLPRIKFCKAIDQCRSEGRSIVYVGVSAIGYVPLNTNSDDSGSQKTKVSSQKIFLGHAISTEGYIPNSQILFQETTRKAFNNTYYRWLLTHVVPNLPPNSVVVINNTVYNNILEDYVITSNSNRSVMEAWLNERNIPFSNTMFKPHLYKLISSHKDHQIQYKVNTIIESAGHEVLRIPEVYSDLDPLSIIFDDISNFVDDNKDSISSYVDFKTLIIEKYGKISSIECKILFAKVKKNEEKYNRIDHLVDDLTDELADQVVEDESRGEFADMMYSDLDDSDCSMDIPIMEVEVKYEALEQEKSDIVVKEEVVEIKYEPDDPLKMS
- the LOC121727922 gene encoding uncharacterized protein LOC121727922 isoform X3, producing MEAWLNERNIPFSNTMFKPHLYKLISSHKDHQIQYKVNTIIESAGHEVLRIPEVYSDLDPLSIIFDDISNFVDDNKDSISSYVDFKTLIIEKYGKISSIECKILFAKVKKNEEKYNRIDHLVDDLTDELADQVVEDESRGEFADMMYSDLDDSDCSMDIPIMEVEVKYEALEQEKSDIVVKEEVVEIKYEPDDPLKMS